The Microcoleus sp. FACHB-831 genome segment ACAACCACATTCAGCTTTAGCGGGTCAAAACCAACGCGATGAGCGGCGAGAATGCCGTCCCAGACTTGCTGCCATCGCGAACGACCGCGATTGCCACTAATATTGTCAAAAATTTCAGAATCGAGCGAGTCGAGACTGATATTAATGCGGCGCAACCCAGCATCGTAGAGATTTTGCGCCATTGGGGCGAGTAAAAACCCGTTGGTAGTCATCGAGAGATCTTGGGTTTGAGGGAGAGATGCGATCGCTCTTACCAACTCCACCAAGCGCGGACGCAGCAACGGCTCACCCCCAGTCAGACGAAAGCGCGTAAATCCCACAGGGATAAACACCTCATTGAGAAGAGTAAGCAGTTCCTCATCGGTTAGCAACTGTTGCCGCAACAGATAGTCAAGTTCAGCCCCTTCCGGCATACAGTATTGACAGCGAAAATTACAACGGTCAATTAAGCTGATACGAAGGTAATCTACCTGGTTCATGCTGTTTTTTGGGGCGAGATGCGCGAAAGACAAAAGGGAAATAGAAGGTTAGAAAGTTAAAACTTATTAACCTTTTAGCTCCTAACGCCTATTTTGACCGATCTGCTGGTTGAATTACGACAACTGGCACAAGTTGTGCTTTAACAGGCAAGAGCGATCGCATCACCATCCTTAGCGGCTGACTGCGATTTTCGCGGACTGCTACAAGGGGCAAAAGAGCTAAAAGGCGCACCACAGCGCTGAGGGCAAATACTGCTGGCAAGCCGCCGAAGCCGGGGAAACTGGCAAGAAAGCCACCAACTGTAGTTCCCAGCGCACCGCTAACACCAGCAACAGCAGCAGCGATCGCAAAATATTTAGACTGGTTTCGCAACGGTGCTACATCCATTTGGAGATTACTGGTACACAAATCAATAGCCGCCTGCGTACCACCCATCAACAAGTGTAAAAGCGGGAACCACACCCAAAGGGAAACAGCATCAGCACCAATCGCCACCCAAAGTAACGGCGTCAGCGCTACCAGCACTCCCACAAACACCATAAGCGGACGATTGCCAATCCGGTCGGCTAACTTGCCCCACACAACCATCATCAGCAAATTAGCCCCAGCCCCAATGCTGCCATAGATCGTTACCCAGCTGACATCTATATCCAGGTTGTCCAGCAAAAAGAGATTAAAAAACGGCGAGCCAACATTAACAGCAAACACCCAGAAGCTAATGTAAAGCAAAAACCTCAAAAAATTAGGCTCCAAGCGAGGCTTAGCTTCAACAACTGTCCCCGTTTCCTTCTGTAGGTCGTCTTCCCCTCTTCCCTGCTCTTGGGGATTCACATCAGCCATGAACAACTGACAGCCAATACTGATTAGCCCAACCACGACTCCCACACACAACAGCGCACCGTAACCCTGAATCGTCCCACCCGGCCATGCAGACACTGCAAGACCCAAGAGGGGTACGCCGATGAGAGCGGTCAAACTAGCGGCACTATTGCGAAATCCAAAATACCTCCCCCGTACCCGCACGGGCACTAACGTCGCTATCCAACTCAGCCAAGAAGCACCGCCCAACGATACCAGTACGTTGGAGAGTAAAACTATTGCCAATGTCCAAGAGACTAGCTGGTGCGGATCGCTATGAGACCAGTTTATCCACCAAATCCCGATCGCTAAAATCAGCCACATCAGCCGTGCTGGCACAAAAACAGCCAAGTCATACCATTGGCGGCTCGTGGTGCGCTCTGCCAGATGCGCTCCCAGCGGTTGCAGTAAGTTGACCAGCATTGGCATAGAAGACAGCATCCCTATCTCGACTGGAGTTGCACCCAGTTGAAGCAAGAAGTTACTGAGCAAAACGCCGCCAGTAATGCTGCCAAAAATAGCAGCAAAGACTGCATCCCAGGTAGATGCCTTTAGACTAGACCGAATTGAAGATTTGGATAATTTGTGCGGTTCTGCGGCAGGGATTATGGTTTCGGTTGCTGCGATGGTTTGTATAATTCCCTGTTCGGCCAGAGTGACGGTTGGATCTGGAGCAAAGTCTTTTACTGAGTTAGATAGGTTGGGATAGGCAACCACAAAATTCCTCACAACTAAGTTGAATTATTAATGCCTTCGATACCGCAGAGGGAAGCTATAAAACGATAGAGTGAAAGGCTTGTACTGTGCAGCTTTCCGCAGTAAGAAAGATTGTTCAGGCAAATACGACAAAAATACCTCCCAGAAAATAGTTGCGATCGCTCAAAGATAGTTGAAGTATTGTTGTTCTGTTATCTATGTTTCCCAGAAAATCTCGGTTAATCTCTATAGCATAGGCAGCATCTACAGATTTAAACCGCCAAGGCTGCATCCGGGCAGATGCGCCACAAGAATGAAATTAAGAAGGGGTGTCGATCTGTATGGCAAACGAGCAACAGCTAAATCTGCTCAAGGAAGGGGTAGAAGCTTGGAATCAATGGAGGCAAATTAATCCTGAAATAAGGCCAGACCTTAACGGAGCAGATCTGCACTCGTGCGATATCGGTGCAGTCAACTTAGTGGGCGCAGCTATGCGAAGCAGCGATCTTAGCGGAGCCAACTTGATGGGGGCGGATATGCGTAGAGCAGATTTAGCAGGAGCGAACCTGAGCGGGGCATATCTGAGCAATGCGGACTTTAGCGAAGCAAATCTCACTGAAGTTAACCTCAGCGAAGCTTATCTTTTCGAGGCAGATTTGAGCCGGGTGAACTTGAACGGGGCAGATCTGCACTGGGTATATCTGGGTAAGGCAGATTTGAGTGGGGCGTACATGATCGGCGCAAATTTGAACGAGGTTGACTTGCGCGGCGCGAATCTAATCGGCGCGAACTTGAGCGAGGCTAATCTCAAAGCAGCCAACCTCACAGGGGCGGATCTGCAAGGGGCGGATCTGCGCTGGGCGGATTTGCAAGGGGCAAACTTGATGGGAGCTAGGTTGCTAAAGACTAGCTTTGAGCAGGCGAACTTGGAGGGTTGTTCTATCTATGGGATTTCGTGTTGGGGGTTAAACCTGGAAGGAGCAAATCAGTCAAATTTGATTATTACTCCTCCAGGCGAACCGACGATCGCTGTAGATAATCTTGAGGTGGCTCAGTTTATTTATTTGCTGCTCAATCACAAGCAAATCCGCGAGGTTATTAATACCGTTCCGTCTAAAATTGTGCTGCTAATCGGTCGCTTGACTAAACCAGAACGCAAGGAAGTTTTAGAAGCAATCCGCGAAAAACTTCGCCAACGCAATTATTTGCCCATATTGTTTGATTTAGAAAAACCAGGCGGGCGCGATCGCGTCGAGACTGTCTCTTGTTTGGCAAGTATGGCGAGATTTATTATTGCCGACCTGAGCGATGCCAAAAACATTCCACAGGAATTGCAAAGTATTGTCCATGAAGTGGAGCTAGTACCCCTACAAGTGCTGCTGCAAGCGGGAGCCAAAGATGCAGCTATGTTGGAGCCTTTTAAGAAATACCCTTTGGTGCTAGAGCCGTATCGCTATGAGAACGTTGAGGAAGCGATCGCGTTTCTCTATGAAAAAGTAATTGCCCCTGTTGAGGCCAAAGCAAACGAGTTAATAAAAAGCAATAATTAAAACTGGCAGGCACGGGCAAGTACAAAGCACGCAAAAAATAAGGAGGGCTTGATCGGCGTGGCAAACGAAGATCATCTGACTCTAGTAAAACTTGGGGTAGATGCCTGGAACCATTGGAAGGACGAAAATCCTGAAATCCAGCCAGACTTTAGCGAAGCAGACCTCAGCAGAACCGACCTGAGCGAAGCCAAGCTTTGGGGGGCAAACATCAGGGTAGCGAACCTGAGAATGGCCAACCTCAGCGGAGCCGATTTGTGCGGGGCAAACCTCTGCGCGGCAGACCTGAGTGGGGCAACCCCAATCGGGGCAAACCTGACTGGGGCAGACTTGATTGGCGCCAACTTGAGCGGTGCCAACTTCAGCGGCGCCAACTTGAGGGGGGCGCATTTGATGAAGGCAGACCTCAGCGGCGCTTACCTCAGCGGCGCCGACTTGAGGGGGGCGCATCTAGGCAGGGCAAACTTGAGCGGTGCCAACTTGAACGGTGCCAACTTGAGCGGTGCCAACTTGAGCGGCACGCAATTGATCGAGACAAACTTGGCGAATGCCAACCTTCAAGGTTGTCGAATTTATGGAATTTCCGCTCTGGAATTAAACCTGGACAGAACAAATCAAGCGAATCTGATTATTACGAGAGAGGGTGAACCTACCATCGCCACAGATAATCTTGGATTTGCTCAGTTTATTTACTTGCTGCTCAACGACCAAAAAATGCACGGTGTCATTAGTAGCATTAGCTGCAATGCCGTCTTGATTATGGGTAGCTTTAAACCAGATCGCCTGGCAATTTTGGATGCGATTCTCAATGAAATTCGCGATCGCAGCTATTTGCCGATTGTGTTTGATTTCGAGACATCACTAAGGCAGGATCTCACCGAGACTATCTCTCGCGTGGCTGGTATGGCTCGGTTTATTATTGCCGACTTTACCGACCCCAGAAGCATCCCGGACGAGTTGCAGACTGTTCTCCCTGACATAGAGCGAGTCCCCATTCAACCAATTTTGCATAGTTCAGCCCAGAGGCAATACTCTTTTATGTTTAGAGATTTGCAGCAATATCCTTGGGTGCTGGAGCCTTACTTTTATGAATCGTCCCAAGAAGCGATCGCATCCCTCAAGGAAAAAATCATTAACCCCGCTGAGGCTAAGGCTAGGTTATTAGGAAAATCTAGGAGTTAGGAGTTATCAGTTATGCTCTCGTTCCCTGGCTCGTTCGGGGAACGCCATTCCTTAAAATTCCATCGTAATTATTGAAATATTAAGGCAGACAACATTGCCCCCCTCATAAACTCGAAGATGAGATGGGGCCTATATCCTCCTTGATTTCCTTTCTATAAAAACTCTTCTTTAACTAACCAACTGCAACCCCTTATCATGCATTTTTTGGTCGATGCGCTGCATATCTTCAAGAGTTTCACCAGTTACAATTCCGTAAAGTTCAGTGTAAATTTTGCCATATTTAACCCTTTCTAGCGCCGATAAAATTATCAAGTCTTTACGCTCTATTTCTTCCTTGAGAGTCACTAAAATCGAGTCCAAAGTGCCGTCCATCCAGTAGTCAGTTGAATAATTCGCTACCTCTTTCCCCAGCTCCAGAAGGGTATTACGCTGCAAGCACAGAGGAGTTGAACCGTTAACTCGAAAATTAGCATCGATCGCGAAAAGTTGCCCGTCTTTATCTTCCAAAACGTCGAAGCCAATAATGCCGAAATAACCCTGCTTATGAGCATACTGACCGATGGCGGCAATCATCTCATAGAACTTGCTCATGTCGCTCTCGCCATAATAAATGAGTCCGCCCAAGTACTTGCCTTCGGGACTGACGAGTTGGCGAGTAACGCCAATGAGGGTAATATCTCCGACTTTGTTGACATAAAACTGCACGCAGTAGTTTTCTACAGCGTCTTTAATGAACTCGGAGACGATGATGGTATCCAGCAGTTTGATATTCAGATATTTTTTAATTTCTTCGCAGCAGTAGTTAAGTTCGCTGGCGCTTTTGATAATATAAGTACCCTCCCCTGAGAGTCCATGAGATGTTTTGATCAAGTAGGGGAATTGTTCTGGTAATTTAATCTCATCGAAATTGGTTTCGTGCAGATTGTAGGTTTCATATTTTGGACAACTCACCCCAAGTTCAGCTAGCGTTGCTTTGCTCAATAGGCGATAGTGAGTATCTGGATCGACGGCGTGCTTCTGGGGAAGTAAGCCGTCGAAGGGGAATAGAGTAATAACTCGCTCCAAGCGATCGCTCTTATTAATTTCATCGAGATAATCTTTACTCTCGATCACTTCCAGGTTGTTGTAGCTGAAGCCAAAATGCTCTCGCCAGTAGTCAACTAACACTTTTCCTGGTTGGCTGAGGACAACACCGGAAAGGATATCCCCTAAAACCGCTAAGTTTTTCCAAGGTTCCTTTTCACAAATTTTGTCATAGGAAGTTTTGGTTGCTTCATCGCTCCCGTCTTGTAAAAAGTATTTTTTCGTGTTGGGATAAGCTGCCCAACTTGAAGTTGCTGGGTAATTCAAGATGAACGTATACCCTGCATCGGCAATATCTTGAGCAAATAGTTGGGAGAAAGAATTACCTTGGAAATAATTA includes the following:
- a CDS encoding MFS transporter, whose protein sequence is MRNFVVAYPNLSNSVKDFAPDPTVTLAEQGIIQTIAATETIIPAAEPHKLSKSSIRSSLKASTWDAVFAAIFGSITGGVLLSNFLLQLGATPVEIGMLSSMPMLVNLLQPLGAHLAERTTSRQWYDLAVFVPARLMWLILAIGIWWINWSHSDPHQLVSWTLAIVLLSNVLVSLGGASWLSWIATLVPVRVRGRYFGFRNSAASLTALIGVPLLGLAVSAWPGGTIQGYGALLCVGVVVGLISIGCQLFMADVNPQEQGRGEDDLQKETGTVVEAKPRLEPNFLRFLLYISFWVFAVNVGSPFFNLFLLDNLDIDVSWVTIYGSIGAGANLLMMVVWGKLADRIGNRPLMVFVGVLVALTPLLWVAIGADAVSLWVWFPLLHLLMGGTQAAIDLCTSNLQMDVAPLRNQSKYFAIAAAVAGVSGALGTTVGGFLASFPGFGGLPAVFALSAVVRLLALLPLVAVRENRSQPLRMVMRSLLPVKAQLVPVVVIQPADRSK
- a CDS encoding pentapeptide repeat-containing protein, translated to MANEQQLNLLKEGVEAWNQWRQINPEIRPDLNGADLHSCDIGAVNLVGAAMRSSDLSGANLMGADMRRADLAGANLSGAYLSNADFSEANLTEVNLSEAYLFEADLSRVNLNGADLHWVYLGKADLSGAYMIGANLNEVDLRGANLIGANLSEANLKAANLTGADLQGADLRWADLQGANLMGARLLKTSFEQANLEGCSIYGISCWGLNLEGANQSNLIITPPGEPTIAVDNLEVAQFIYLLLNHKQIREVINTVPSKIVLLIGRLTKPERKEVLEAIREKLRQRNYLPILFDLEKPGGRDRVETVSCLASMARFIIADLSDAKNIPQELQSIVHEVELVPLQVLLQAGAKDAAMLEPFKKYPLVLEPYRYENVEEAIAFLYEKVIAPVEAKANELIKSNN
- a CDS encoding pentapeptide repeat-containing protein, which produces MANEDHLTLVKLGVDAWNHWKDENPEIQPDFSEADLSRTDLSEAKLWGANIRVANLRMANLSGADLCGANLCAADLSGATPIGANLTGADLIGANLSGANFSGANLRGAHLMKADLSGAYLSGADLRGAHLGRANLSGANLNGANLSGANLSGTQLIETNLANANLQGCRIYGISALELNLDRTNQANLIITREGEPTIATDNLGFAQFIYLLLNDQKMHGVISSISCNAVLIMGSFKPDRLAILDAILNEIRDRSYLPIVFDFETSLRQDLTETISRVAGMARFIIADFTDPRSIPDELQTVLPDIERVPIQPILHSSAQRQYSFMFRDLQQYPWVLEPYFYESSQEAIASLKEKIINPAEAKARLLGKSRS
- a CDS encoding ATP-grasp domain-containing protein, with protein sequence MNTQYNFNYFQGNSFSQLFAQDIADAGYTFILNYPATSSWAAYPNTKKYFLQDGSDEATKTSYDKICEKEPWKNLAVLGDILSGVVLSQPGKVLVDYWREHFGFSYNNLEVIESKDYLDEINKSDRLERVITLFPFDGLLPQKHAVDPDTHYRLLSKATLAELGVSCPKYETYNLHETNFDEIKLPEQFPYLIKTSHGLSGEGTYIIKSASELNYCCEEIKKYLNIKLLDTIIVSEFIKDAVENYCVQFYVNKVGDITLIGVTRQLVSPEGKYLGGLIYYGESDMSKFYEMIAAIGQYAHKQGYFGIIGFDVLEDKDGQLFAIDANFRVNGSTPLCLQRNTLLELGKEVANYSTDYWMDGTLDSILVTLKEEIERKDLIILSALERVKYGKIYTELYGIVTGETLEDMQRIDQKMHDKGLQLVS